One window of the Novosphingobium sp. KACC 22771 genome contains the following:
- a CDS encoding Lrp/AsnC family transcriptional regulator, translating to MDNSLIDQIDRRMIEELRVDARMTVAELSRRVGLSKTPCQIRLKRLVEEGYIRGFRAVIDPVRLGMGHIAFAEVKLSDTREKALEAFRRAVLQVEEVEECHMLASHFDYLLKVRTADITAYRAVLGEKISSLPHVASTSTFVVMETIVDQGG from the coding sequence ATGGACAATAGCCTGATTGACCAGATCGACCGCAGGATGATCGAGGAATTGCGGGTTGATGCGCGCATGACGGTGGCGGAATTGTCGCGGCGGGTGGGCCTGTCCAAGACACCCTGTCAGATCCGGCTGAAGCGGCTGGTCGAGGAGGGCTATATTCGCGGCTTTCGCGCGGTGATCGACCCGGTGCGGCTTGGCATGGGTCATATCGCCTTTGCTGAGGTGAAATTGTCCGACACTCGTGAAAAGGCGCTCGAAGCCTTCCGCCGCGCCGTCCTTCAGGTGGAAGAGGTCGAGGAATGCCACATGCTGGCCAGCCATTTCGACTATCTGCTCAAGGTCCGTACCGCTGACATCACCGCCTATCGCGCGGTGCTGGGGGAAAAGATCTCCAGCCTGCCCCATGTCGCCAGCACATCGACCTTTGTGGTGATGGAAACCATCGTCGATCAGGGCGGGTGA
- the mgtA gene encoding magnesium-translocating P-type ATPase yields the protein MTDGLLDLARMDEAALYRHFGTSPAGLTEQAAQEKLGVIGPNRIADDVRLSVLREILRRLATPLNGLLLGLAVTSWALSDYRSAIVIAVMVLLSVGLGYVQEHRSSMAAERLKRMVQVHASVKRGGADFAELPLEALVPGDVVRLAAGDLIPADLRLLSAHDLHVNESSLTGEAMPVEKRAVADSDAAVPFDAPNLCFMGSSVVSGFAEGVILKTGRATFFGEVAKQIVAADTASSFDRGLNQFVGLMLRFMAVLVPLVFIINGVTKHNWLEALFFAVAVAVGLAPEMLPMVVTMNLARGAIAMSRKRAIVKRLNAIQNFGAMDVLCTDKTGTLTQDRVVLKLHLDVEGRDNRDVLAYAWLNSRFESGLRNLMDEAILEHGGHGEHPISAGDYTKLDELPFDFMRRRVSVVLRRPAGEALLVCKGAVEEVLGVCTQFRKGEEVLPFAGPQAEAIHAVAEGLNRDGFRVLAIASRTMPALAEGQYSIADERDLTLIGFAAFLDPPKETARPAIADLQKAGITVKVLTGDNDLVTAKICRDVGLDVGQLLLGRQIEAMSDAELAAQAEVTQVFAKVSPTQKARIIAALQANGHVVGFLGDGINDGPALKVADVGISVDTAVDIAKESADIILLEKSLAVLGDGVTEGRRVFANIIKYIRMGASSNFGNMFSVLGASILLPFLPMAPLQVLTNNLLYDFSQTTIPTDNVDPEYMATPRRWEIGNIARFMLFIGPMSSIFDYATFFTMLYVFNAWADPALFQTGWFVESLLTQTLIIHIIRTARIPFLQSRASHALIATTLIICAIGVALPFSPLGATLGFKPLPALYWPILAGFLLAYAVLTHIVKVWFFRRWGG from the coding sequence TCGGCCATCGTCATTGCCGTCATGGTGTTGCTCAGCGTGGGGCTGGGCTATGTTCAGGAGCATCGCTCCAGCATGGCCGCCGAACGCCTGAAGCGCATGGTGCAGGTCCACGCCAGCGTGAAGCGCGGGGGGGCGGACTTTGCCGAATTGCCGCTCGAAGCCTTGGTGCCGGGCGATGTCGTGCGTCTGGCGGCGGGCGATCTGATCCCGGCGGATCTGCGTTTGCTCAGCGCGCATGACCTGCATGTCAACGAAAGCTCGCTGACCGGTGAGGCGATGCCGGTGGAAAAGCGCGCCGTGGCCGATAGCGATGCCGCCGTGCCCTTTGATGCGCCCAACCTGTGCTTCATGGGGTCGAGCGTGGTCAGCGGTTTTGCCGAGGGGGTCATCCTGAAAACCGGCCGCGCCACCTTTTTCGGTGAAGTGGCCAAGCAGATCGTGGCGGCCGACACCGCCAGCAGCTTTGATCGCGGGCTCAACCAGTTTGTCGGACTGATGCTGCGTTTCATGGCGGTGCTGGTGCCTTTGGTGTTCATCATCAATGGTGTGACCAAGCATAACTGGCTGGAGGCTTTGTTCTTTGCCGTCGCGGTGGCGGTGGGGCTGGCGCCGGAAATGCTGCCGATGGTGGTGACAATGAATCTGGCGCGCGGGGCGATTGCCATGTCGCGCAAGCGGGCCATCGTCAAACGCTTGAACGCGATCCAGAATTTCGGCGCGATGGACGTGCTGTGCACCGACAAGACCGGCACGCTGACGCAGGACCGGGTGGTTTTGAAACTCCATCTGGATGTGGAGGGCCGCGATAACCGCGATGTGCTGGCCTATGCCTGGCTCAACAGCCGGTTTGAGAGCGGCCTGCGCAATCTGATGGACGAGGCAATCCTCGAACATGGCGGCCATGGGGAGCATCCGATCTCGGCGGGCGATTATACCAAGCTGGACGAATTGCCCTTTGATTTCATGCGCCGCCGCGTTTCGGTGGTGCTGCGCCGTCCGGCGGGCGAGGCGCTGCTGGTCTGCAAGGGCGCGGTCGAGGAAGTGCTGGGCGTCTGTACCCAATTCCGCAAGGGGGAGGAGGTGCTGCCCTTTGCCGGGCCCCAGGCCGAGGCCATCCATGCTGTGGCCGAGGGCCTCAACCGTGATGGTTTCCGCGTGCTGGCCATCGCCAGCCGCACCATGCCCGCGCTGGCCGAAGGGCAATATTCGATTGCCGACGAGCGCGATCTGACGCTGATCGGCTTTGCCGCCTTCCTCGATCCGCCCAAGGAAACCGCGAGGCCCGCGATTGCCGATCTGCAAAAGGCGGGCATCACGGTCAAGGTGCTGACCGGCGACAATGATCTGGTCACGGCCAAGATCTGCCGCGACGTTGGGCTGGACGTCGGCCAATTGCTGCTGGGCCGCCAGATCGAGGCGATGAGCGATGCCGAATTGGCCGCGCAAGCCGAAGTCACGCAGGTCTTTGCCAAGGTTTCGCCCACGCAAAAGGCCCGCATCATCGCCGCGCTTCAGGCCAATGGCCATGTGGTGGGCTTTCTGGGCGACGGGATCAACGATGGGCCCGCGCTCAAGGTGGCCGATGTAGGCATTTCCGTCGATACGGCGGTCGATATTGCCAAGGAATCGGCCGACATCATCCTCCTGGAAAAGAGCCTTGCCGTGCTCGGCGATGGGGTGACCGAGGGGCGGCGGGTCTTTGCCAATATCATCAAATATATCCGCATGGGCGCCAGCTCGAATTTCGGCAATATGTTCAGCGTGCTGGGCGCCTCGATCCTGCTGCCCTTTCTGCCCATGGCGCCCTTGCAGGTGCTAACCAACAATCTGCTCTACGACTTTTCGCAGACGACCATCCCCACCGACAATGTCGATCCGGAATATATGGCCACGCCGCGTCGCTGGGAAATCGGCAATATCGCGCGCTTCATGCTGTTTATCGGGCCGATGAGTTCGATCTTCGATTATGCCACCTTTTTCACGATGCTGTATGTGTTTAACGCCTGGGCCGATCCGGCGCTGTTTCAGACCGGCTGGTTCGTGGAATCGCTGCTCACGCAAACGCTGATCATCCACATCATCCGCACCGCGCGCATCCCCTTCCTGCAAAGCCGCGCCAGCCATGCGCTGATCGCCACCACGCTGATCATCTGCGCGATCGGGGTGGCGCTGCCCTTCTCGCCGCTGGGGGCAACGCTGGGGTTCAAGCCTCTGCCCGCGCTTTACTGGCCGATTCTGGCCGGTTTCCTGCTGGCCTATGCGGTGCTGACCCATATCGTCAAAGTCTGGTTCTTCCGCCGCTGGGGCGGCTGA
- a CDS encoding TonB-dependent receptor, translated as MILRSPFPVSRLLLASVCTMAIGAPACAEEDRTIIVTASRSEMIGKAETASQGSISQTEVALRPIYRAAQLFESIPGLVVTTHSGEGKAPYYLIRGYALDHGTDFANFIDDMPVNRGTNAHGQGYSDLGFLMPQTVAGIDYTKGPYYAGVGDFGSVASARTRLLNEAPAQIAVTVGTDGYQELQGIGTLRLGRQQRLLGAFQLSHYDGPWQPGQNFRKVNAMLRYSQGTAQDGFTLTAMAYASEGRLTTDQPQRAVEAGLISPYGTLDPSDYSRSQRYSLSAHLEKPLGAGQFSASLYAIRSTMTLWNNFTHYLYDPINGDQQAQHEARTVLGGRAGYTLKAPVLGVDTETVWGAQVRYDSALVDRRHTRARDTILSNCFAQQEDGSILNYSAVNGNCNADRVHILMLSPSMETTLRWTDWLRTVGGIRLDYTRADDVSYVTGTSGRGHQFLWQPKGSLILGPWAKTEFYFSAGRGFHSNDVRGVFGTVPTQGVPLAAGGTPLLASTTGMEVGMRSNIIPRLSLQIAAFQQDFGSELRYNADTGQNEAGALSRRQGIEISAQYRPARWLELNSDLAFAKPRYRGANLAAFGIAQPYIADAPNFTYSAGALLNGLGPWSGSLQWRRLGTHSLADGQFNPRDGGYSEWNIDVTYALSGGWKAQISLFNIFNSRSDSATYYYTSRLPGEPAEGVEGYHAHPLEPRSARFTIRREF; from the coding sequence ATGATTTTGCGGTCCCCCTTCCCCGTCTCGCGCCTGCTGCTGGCGAGCGTTTGCACCATGGCCATCGGTGCGCCTGCCTGCGCCGAGGAGGACCGCACCATCATCGTCACCGCCTCGCGCAGCGAGATGATCGGCAAGGCCGAAACCGCCAGTCAGGGATCGATCAGCCAGACCGAGGTTGCCCTGCGTCCGATCTATCGCGCCGCGCAATTGTTCGAAAGCATCCCCGGCCTTGTCGTCACCACCCACTCGGGCGAGGGCAAGGCCCCCTATTACCTGATCCGGGGCTATGCGCTGGACCATGGCACCGATTTTGCCAATTTCATCGACGACATGCCGGTCAATCGCGGCACCAATGCCCATGGTCAGGGCTATTCCGATCTGGGCTTTCTGATGCCCCAAACGGTGGCCGGGATCGACTATACGAAAGGGCCCTATTACGCGGGCGTGGGCGATTTCGGCTCGGTCGCCTCGGCGCGTACTCGGCTGCTCAATGAAGCCCCGGCCCAGATCGCCGTCACGGTCGGCACCGATGGCTATCAGGAGTTGCAGGGCATCGGAACATTGCGCCTGGGTCGGCAACAGCGGTTGCTGGGCGCGTTTCAACTCAGCCACTATGACGGCCCGTGGCAACCGGGGCAGAATTTCCGCAAGGTGAACGCCATGCTGCGCTACAGCCAAGGCACCGCGCAGGACGGCTTCACCCTGACCGCCATGGCCTATGCCAGCGAGGGACGGTTGACCACCGACCAGCCGCAGCGCGCGGTCGAGGCCGGTCTGATCAGCCCCTATGGCACATTGGACCCCAGCGATTACAGCCGCTCGCAACGCTACAGCCTGTCGGCCCATCTCGAAAAGCCCCTTGGTGCAGGCCAGTTTTCCGCCAGCCTCTATGCGATCCGTTCGACGATGACGCTGTGGAACAATTTCACCCATTACCTCTATGATCCCATCAACGGCGATCAGCAGGCCCAGCATGAGGCGCGCACGGTGCTGGGCGGGCGGGCGGGCTATACGCTCAAGGCCCCGGTGCTGGGTGTGGACACCGAAACCGTGTGGGGCGCGCAGGTCCGCTATGACAGCGCCCTGGTCGACCGCCGCCATACACGGGCGCGCGATACGATCCTGTCCAACTGCTTTGCACAGCAGGAGGATGGCAGCATTCTGAATTACAGTGCCGTCAACGGCAATTGCAATGCCGACAGGGTGCATATCCTGATGCTCTCGCCCTCTATGGAAACCACGCTGCGCTGGACCGACTGGCTGCGGACGGTGGGCGGGATCCGGCTGGATTACACGCGGGCCGATGACGTCAGCTATGTTACCGGCACCAGCGGACGCGGCCATCAGTTCCTCTGGCAGCCCAAAGGCAGCCTGATCCTCGGCCCATGGGCAAAAACCGAATTCTATTTCAGCGCCGGACGCGGGTTCCATTCCAACGACGTGCGCGGCGTGTTCGGCACGGTCCCCACGCAGGGCGTGCCGCTGGCCGCGGGAGGCACGCCGCTGCTGGCCTCGACCACGGGAATGGAGGTAGGGATGCGCAGCAATATCATCCCGCGTCTGAGCCTTCAGATTGCCGCTTTCCAGCAGGATTTCGGCTCGGAACTGCGCTATAACGCCGATACGGGCCAGAACGAGGCGGGCGCCCTCAGCCGCCGTCAGGGCATCGAGATTTCCGCGCAATATCGCCCGGCCCGCTGGCTGGAGCTGAACAGCGATCTGGCCTTTGCCAAGCCGCGCTATCGAGGGGCCAATCTGGCAGCCTTTGGCATCGCCCAGCCCTATATCGCGGACGCGCCCAATTTCACCTATTCGGCAGGCGCGCTGCTCAACGGACTAGGGCCGTGGTCGGGTTCGCTGCAATGGCGACGGCTGGGCACGCATTCGCTGGCCGATGGACAGTTCAACCCGCGCGACGGCGGATACAGCGAATGGAACATCGACGTCACCTATGCGCTAAGCGGCGGTTGGAAGGCGCAGATCAGCCTGTTCAACATCTTCAACAGCCGCAGCGATTCCGCCACCTATTACTACACTTCGCGCCTGCCGGGCGAACCGGCCGAGGGCGTCGAGGGCTATCACGCCCATCCGCTCGAACCCCGCTCGGCCCGCTTCACCATTCGCAGGGAATTTTAA